The genomic region GATCACGGAGCAGAGGCTGAACCAGGTGGAGCGCTGCGAGGAGTTCTTGAAGGGGGAGGGGTTCACCGTGTACCGGGTGAGGTTTCATCTGGAAAGCGCGCGCATCGAACTGAGCGAGGCGGAGCTGCCGCGTATGCTGGAGCCCTCGCTGAGAGCGAGGACCCTGGAGTTTTTCCGCGCCGCCGGCTTCACCTATGTATCGCTGGACCTGCAGGGGTATCGCGCCGGAAGCATGAACGAGGGGTAGGGCGAGAGCCGGCGCCCTATTTCACCTCGACTGTGACCGGTTTGGCGCGCAGCTTGGGGATCACGATGGTGAGGACGCCGTAGTCGCAACTGGCGCTGATCCGGTCGGTGTCGAGATCGCCCGGCAACGCAAAGCTTCTCTGGAAGGGGCCGAAGTAGCGCTCGATCCTGTGGAAGTTCTCCTTCCTGATCTCCTCGGAGTGCCTGCGCTCCCCCTTCACGGTGAGGGTCTGCTCCTCCACCTTGATCTCGATGTCCTTTTGCTCCATGTCCGGAACTTCAACCTTGACGGTGACCGCCGCGGCGTCTTCATAGACGTCGGCGGGGGGATGCCAGACACCTTCCCTTATCTCTTCGCCGATCTCCCTGGTCCACGCCATG from Citrifermentans bremense harbors:
- a CDS encoding Hsp20/alpha crystallin family protein, with product MAIVRYNPLSELRSMQDKMNRLLDMAWTREIGEEIREGVWHPPADVYEDAAAVTVKVEVPDMEQKDIEIKVEEQTLTVKGERRHSEEIRKENFHRIERYFGPFQRSFALPGDLDTDRISASCDYGVLTIVIPKLRAKPVTVEVK